In Nitrospira sp., one genomic interval encodes:
- a CDS encoding NYN domain-containing protein, with product MGGPPAAGRLEAARDALLRSLTGYRHRKGHAITIVFDGWQGGAPSEQREFLSGIEVVYSKRGERADQVIQRLARLYGRDCAVVSSDHEVVAVARAAGAFILGAAEFRTKLQERSPSGSVAPFKELDRGDDDRGTRSQDKRGNPRKLPKSQRRRNHQLKGF from the coding sequence ATGGGCGGCCCGCCGGCAGCCGGCCGTCTCGAAGCGGCGCGGGACGCATTGTTACGGAGCCTGACCGGGTATCGTCATCGGAAGGGGCATGCCATCACGATCGTGTTCGACGGTTGGCAGGGAGGGGCTCCGTCCGAGCAGCGTGAGTTCCTGTCCGGGATCGAAGTCGTCTATTCCAAACGTGGCGAGCGCGCCGACCAGGTGATTCAGCGGCTGGCGCGGCTCTACGGCAGGGATTGCGCCGTCGTGTCCTCGGACCACGAGGTGGTGGCCGTTGCTCGAGCGGCGGGAGCGTTCATTCTCGGCGCCGCGGAGTTTCGAACCAAACTCCAGGAGCGTTCCCCGTCTGGTTCTGTGGCCCCGTTCAAGGAACTGGATCGTGGAGACGATGACAGGGGCACACGCTCACAGGACAAACGGGGCAATCCTCGCAAACTGCCCAAGTCACAGCGTCGTCGCAACCATCAACTCAAGGGATTCTGA
- a CDS encoding WD40 repeat domain-containing protein: MPRLAKSKAIITLGSVGYVTLGDYINRVAFSADGTGLAACSASGQVSIWQVPTVQPLGDLRGHDRSALTLAWHPSRSGLATGGQDGVVRLWGLDASAERAVLPVGEQGSWGEHLAWSPDGRFLAASAGKSLRIWSVDAASSPQLVADVPAHKTTVSALSWMPNGGGVISSCYGGAWLWTVGTQKPVRPFPYDGALLSIAVNPSGEYLASGNLDGSVHLFRTDSEQNWHMSGYPMKVTSVRFDHNGLNLFTASGPALVSWNMKKFEGTGGRLFKGHLGWIQEIACHPNLSLVATVGEDGLLCIWEPQTTKPILSQEVNKSGGLSTVAWSPHGTWLATGTNDGVVSLFAVESIGGRS; encoded by the coding sequence ATGCCTCGTCTAGCCAAGTCGAAGGCGATCATCACGTTGGGCTCGGTGGGGTATGTCACGCTCGGCGATTACATCAATCGCGTGGCCTTCTCTGCGGATGGCACCGGGTTGGCGGCTTGTTCCGCATCGGGACAAGTCTCGATCTGGCAGGTACCTACGGTGCAACCGCTCGGCGATCTCAGAGGCCATGACCGGTCGGCTCTCACGCTCGCCTGGCATCCGAGCCGGAGCGGGTTGGCAACAGGTGGGCAGGATGGCGTCGTCCGGCTCTGGGGCCTCGATGCAAGCGCGGAGAGAGCCGTGCTTCCCGTGGGAGAGCAGGGTTCGTGGGGCGAACATCTGGCCTGGTCTCCGGACGGGCGCTTTCTGGCGGCATCGGCAGGGAAGAGCCTCCGGATCTGGAGTGTGGATGCGGCGAGTAGCCCGCAGCTGGTTGCGGATGTACCGGCGCACAAAACGACTGTGTCGGCGCTGTCCTGGATGCCGAATGGGGGCGGTGTCATTTCCTCCTGCTATGGTGGTGCATGGCTCTGGACGGTGGGAACGCAAAAACCGGTGCGGCCGTTCCCGTACGACGGCGCGTTACTGTCCATCGCGGTCAATCCGTCCGGGGAGTATCTGGCTTCGGGAAATCTCGACGGCTCAGTGCATTTGTTTCGCACGGACAGCGAACAGAATTGGCACATGTCCGGCTATCCGATGAAGGTCACCTCGGTCAGGTTTGACCATAACGGGCTTAATCTGTTCACAGCCTCCGGTCCTGCGCTCGTCTCCTGGAACATGAAAAAATTCGAAGGCACCGGCGGGCGCCTGTTCAAAGGACACCTGGGGTGGATTCAGGAGATCGCCTGTCATCCCAACCTGTCGCTCGTCGCGACGGTTGGTGAAGACGGCCTCTTATGTATCTGGGAGCCGCAGACCACCAAGCCGATTCTCAGCCAGGAAGTGAACAAGTCGGGCGGACTGTCTACGGTCGCCTGGAGTCCTCACGGCACATGGCTGGCGACCGGCACGAATGACGGCGTGGTGTCGCTGTTTGCCGTGGAAAGTATCGGAGGGCGGTCATGA
- a CDS encoding TatD family hydrolase, with product MLIDTHTHLDDARYDADREAMLARAREAGVERMITIGCDLATSRAAVALAAQYDFVYASVGVHPHEVRHITDDWYDTLRQLARDSEKVVAYGEIGLDYHYNHSDPDLQRRRFREQLQLARELRLPVIIHTREAQDDTIRILKEERASEIGGVFHCFSGDTWLAKDAIELGFYISFSGILTFQNAAVLRDIAKTVPADRLLIETDCPYLTPVPHRGKRNEPAYVRQVAERLTMLTPNGVPTTVEAIARLTGDNARRLFRIP from the coding sequence ATGCTGATCGACACCCATACCCATCTCGATGACGCTCGCTACGATGCCGACCGCGAGGCCATGCTGGCCCGTGCGCGCGAGGCGGGGGTCGAACGGATGATCACCATCGGCTGCGACCTCGCCACCAGCCGCGCAGCGGTGGCCTTGGCGGCACAATACGACTTTGTCTATGCCTCGGTCGGTGTCCATCCGCACGAAGTCAGGCACATCACCGACGACTGGTATGACACCTTGCGGCAGCTGGCGCGGGACAGCGAGAAAGTGGTGGCCTATGGTGAAATCGGCCTCGATTACCACTACAACCACTCGGACCCGGACCTGCAGCGCAGGCGCTTCCGTGAACAATTACAGTTGGCCCGGGAGCTGCGACTCCCCGTCATCATCCACACCCGAGAAGCGCAGGACGACACGATTCGCATCTTGAAGGAAGAACGAGCCTCAGAGATCGGCGGAGTCTTTCACTGCTTTTCAGGCGATACGTGGCTGGCGAAGGACGCGATCGAATTGGGATTTTACATTTCGTTCTCCGGCATTCTGACGTTTCAGAATGCCGCCGTGCTGCGCGACATTGCAAAGACGGTTCCGGCAGACCGGCTGCTCATCGAAACGGATTGCCCCTACCTGACTCCCGTTCCCCATCGCGGGAAACGCAACGAACCGGCCTACGTGAGGCAGGTGGCCGAACGGCTCACCATGCTCACGCCAAACGGCGTGCCCACGACGGTCGAAGCCATCGCTCGCTTGACCGGCGACAACGCACGCAGGCTGTTCAGAATCCCTTGA
- a CDS encoding 2-C-methyl-D-erythritol 2,4-cyclodiphosphate synthase, which yields MTAIRMGCGWDIHPLVEGRKLMLGGLDIPHSKGLQGHSDSDALVHAVCDALLGAMGEGDLGRHYPSSDQRYKNISSLKLLEDVAEKLRAKGYRVGNVDSTIIAQAPRLSPHLAAMERTIADVLRVDPGLVNVKVKSGEGLDAVGREEAIAAQAVCVIERV from the coding sequence ATGACGGCAATACGAATGGGGTGCGGGTGGGACATTCACCCCTTGGTGGAGGGGCGCAAGTTGATGCTCGGCGGACTGGACATTCCGCACAGCAAGGGGCTACAGGGCCATTCCGATTCGGATGCACTGGTGCACGCCGTTTGTGATGCCTTGCTGGGAGCCATGGGCGAGGGAGATTTGGGGCGGCACTATCCCAGTTCCGACCAGCGGTATAAAAACATCTCCAGTCTGAAGCTCCTGGAAGATGTGGCGGAAAAGTTGCGAGCCAAAGGGTATCGCGTGGGCAACGTGGACAGCACGATCATCGCGCAAGCGCCTCGACTGAGCCCCCACCTGGCGGCCATGGAAAGGACCATTGCCGACGTGCTTCGCGTCGATCCCGGCCTGGTGAACGTGAAGGTGAAGAGCGGTGAAGGGTTGGATGCGGTGGGACGGGAGGAGGCGATTGCGGCTCAGGCGGTCTGCGTGATCGAACGCGTGTAG
- a CDS encoding transcriptional repressor: protein MRTSILRNLRSGGKRLTKPRRAILDLLEKSALPVTAVEIHQGLKKAKVSADLVTVYRNLTMLQNLGLVQPVSLHEGQTRYEVSQGREHHHHIQCRGCGLIVDLMLCPVKKITELVEQQTKFAVEGHALEFFGRCAQCR from the coding sequence ATGAGAACTTCGATCCTGCGCAATCTCCGATCCGGCGGCAAGAGACTGACGAAGCCGCGAAGGGCCATCTTGGACCTCTTGGAAAAGAGCGCGCTGCCTGTTACGGCGGTGGAGATCCATCAAGGGCTCAAGAAAGCGAAGGTGTCGGCGGACCTGGTGACGGTGTATCGCAATTTGACCATGCTCCAGAATCTTGGGCTGGTCCAGCCCGTCAGTTTGCACGAAGGTCAGACCCGTTACGAGGTCTCTCAGGGACGGGAGCATCATCACCACATCCAATGTCGAGGCTGCGGGCTGATCGTTGATCTGATGCTCTGCCCGGTCAAGAAGATCACCGAGCTGGTCGAACAGCAGACCAAGTTTGCGGTCGAGGGCCACGCGTTGGAGTTCTTTGGACGGTGCGCGCAATGTCGCTGA
- a CDS encoding GTP-binding protein yields MPTKATRARASASPVYVIAGFLGSGKTTLLKRVLAHELERGVKPGVLMNEFGEVDVDGAVLHEHPRSNEIELESLLSGCICCDLSGAFAEKVGHLLKKTQGAPLFVETAGLADTGQVVAGVERALAEHSHTARLASVIVMVDAPRFLKLGAYWPAANDHLKRADMVVLNKLDQIDDRQVALVEGRIRAANPAARIVRAVHADVPINRLLEGPAERRRAKIVTGPFKDSTAGYRSGSFKILRPFEPDRLERWLRRYQRSVVRLKGYARVQGGQGMQEVQWIMGALSIVPYQGVKQSQAKIVVIGRRVAWQRFLEGLEQCLVQPERGTTGRRRAGKKMSR; encoded by the coding sequence ATGCCCACTAAGGCCACGCGAGCCAGAGCCTCAGCTTCTCCGGTCTATGTGATCGCCGGTTTTCTCGGTAGCGGGAAAACCACATTGCTGAAACGGGTGCTGGCTCATGAGTTGGAGCGTGGCGTGAAACCGGGCGTGCTGATGAACGAGTTCGGTGAAGTCGATGTGGACGGCGCCGTCCTGCATGAACATCCCCGATCCAACGAGATCGAGCTAGAGTCGCTGCTGAGCGGCTGTATCTGCTGCGACCTGTCGGGGGCATTCGCCGAGAAGGTCGGCCATCTCTTGAAAAAAACGCAGGGCGCTCCGCTGTTCGTCGAGACAGCCGGCTTGGCGGACACGGGCCAGGTGGTGGCCGGCGTCGAGCGGGCCTTGGCCGAGCATTCGCATACGGCCAGGTTGGCCTCGGTGATCGTGATGGTCGATGCGCCGAGATTCCTGAAGCTCGGCGCGTACTGGCCTGCAGCGAACGATCACCTGAAACGAGCCGATATGGTGGTCCTGAATAAGCTCGATCAGATCGACGACCGGCAGGTCGCGCTCGTGGAGGGACGGATCAGAGCGGCCAATCCCGCAGCGCGCATTGTCAGGGCGGTCCATGCGGATGTCCCGATCAATCGACTGTTAGAGGGACCGGCAGAGAGGCGCAGGGCGAAGATTGTCACCGGTCCGTTCAAGGATTCTACCGCGGGGTACCGGAGCGGCAGCTTCAAAATCCTGCGGCCGTTCGAGCCGGATCGGCTGGAGCGCTGGTTGAGGCGATATCAACGCTCCGTGGTGCGGCTGAAGGGATACGCCAGAGTTCAGGGGGGTCAAGGGATGCAAGAGGTGCAGTGGATAATGGGCGCGTTGTCCATTGTGCCGTACCAGGGTGTGAAGCAGTCGCAAGCGAAGATTGTGGTGATCGGCCGGCGGGTGGCCTGGCAACGGTTTCTGGAAGGGCTTGAACAGTGTCTCGTGCAGCCGGAGCGGGGCACCACTGGTCGGCGTCGGGCTGGGAAGAAGATGTCGCGATGA
- the cysE gene encoding serine O-acetyltransferase yields the protein MLKTIKQDLQAIFDRDPAATGRLEVILTYAGFHALLAYRLAHWLKGHHIPFLPRAISQLARWLTGIEIHPSAKIGIGFFIDHGMGVVIGETAEIGDHVTLFQGVTLGGTGKERGKRHPTLGNHVVVGAGAKILGGIRIGDNVKIGANSVVLKPVPPNSTVIGVPARIIKSQGERLPDATMDHINLPDPISDRFLALEQELIELRKKLDERASQDPR from the coding sequence ATGTTGAAGACGATCAAACAGGACCTCCAGGCCATCTTCGATCGTGACCCGGCCGCCACCGGCAGGCTCGAAGTCATTCTCACCTATGCGGGGTTCCATGCGCTGCTGGCCTATCGCCTGGCGCATTGGCTGAAAGGCCACCACATTCCCTTCTTGCCTCGGGCCATTTCACAACTTGCGCGCTGGTTGACGGGCATCGAAATTCACCCCTCCGCAAAGATCGGGATTGGGTTCTTCATCGACCATGGCATGGGCGTGGTGATCGGCGAGACGGCGGAGATAGGCGACCATGTGACCCTGTTTCAAGGCGTGACGCTCGGCGGGACGGGTAAGGAGCGCGGTAAGCGCCATCCGACGCTGGGGAACCATGTGGTGGTGGGAGCCGGCGCGAAGATTCTCGGCGGCATCCGCATCGGCGATAACGTGAAGATCGGTGCGAACTCGGTCGTGCTGAAGCCGGTGCCGCCCAACTCCACCGTCATCGGGGTGCCGGCGCGCATCATCAAGTCACAAGGGGAGCGTCTGCCGGATGCCACCATGGATCACATCAATCTTCCAGACCCCATCAGCGACCGATTCCTCGCCTTGGAGCAGGAACTGATCGAATTGCGCAAGAAGCTCGACGAGCGCGCGTCCCAGGACCCTCGCTAG
- the truA gene encoding tRNA pseudouridine(38-40) synthase TruA: MTTFKVVIEYDGTAYAGWQRQLNTVTVQGTMEQALAAITTERPSLVAAGRTDAGVHALGQVASFRTDRNLSPREWLRALNAHLPPDISVLSVEPVPDAFHARYSATGKLYEYHVLNRSERAALLRERVWLIYKPLDVVAMQEAAALLRGTHDFSAFQTAPTDNENPECHLQQADIARRDDLIVLSFYADRFLKQMVRSMVGTLVEVGRGKRPAADMSRVLAARTRAAAGRTAPAHGLYLVRVDYGTVNGQASKALMVPTRQHLV; this comes from the coding sequence ATGACTACCTTCAAAGTCGTCATCGAATACGACGGGACCGCCTATGCAGGCTGGCAGCGACAGCTGAACACCGTCACCGTGCAGGGCACGATGGAGCAGGCGCTGGCTGCGATCACGACGGAGCGCCCGTCGCTCGTTGCGGCCGGACGAACAGATGCCGGGGTCCATGCGCTTGGTCAAGTCGCCAGCTTCCGGACCGACCGGAATTTATCCCCGAGGGAATGGTTGCGCGCCTTGAATGCCCACCTGCCGCCCGACATCAGTGTGCTCTCCGTCGAGCCCGTGCCGGATGCATTTCACGCACGTTATTCGGCGACCGGTAAACTGTATGAGTACCATGTGCTCAACCGATCGGAACGGGCCGCCTTGTTGCGGGAACGGGTATGGCTCATATATAAACCGCTGGATGTGGTCGCCATGCAGGAGGCTGCCGCCCTTCTCAGGGGAACGCACGATTTCTCCGCCTTCCAGACGGCCCCCACCGACAACGAGAACCCCGAATGCCACCTCCAACAAGCGGATATCGCCCGTCGCGACGACCTCATCGTGTTGTCATTTTACGCCGATCGGTTTTTGAAGCAGATGGTGCGCAGCATGGTCGGCACGCTCGTGGAGGTGGGCCGCGGTAAACGTCCGGCGGCGGACATGAGCCGTGTGCTTGCCGCACGCACGCGGGCGGCGGCGGGACGGACCGCCCCCGCTCATGGACTGTATCTCGTCAGAGTCGACTATGGAACCGTGAATGGCCAGGCAAGCAAGGCGCTCATGGTCCCGACTCGGCAGCATTTGGTCTAG
- a CDS encoding N-acetylmuramoyl-L-alanine amidase, translated as MSRAPRPFRSILLLLLSVLLCSVFVDARAEHPVAPSWSPTPVAETIAPRFLAVKQESAAGARYPTMVRDLRSWSTADGTRLVLDLNRKASFSEHHLHNPDRVVIEVQNAVLGKDSRRRVSGGTVPHPYQITQSKPRTVTITLPRSQMTQYKAFALANPDRLVIDVSRMAKEGARQVGEVSTTVPPAPAPAAALPTPPVIPSPTVTEPARPASPKPAPPIRTIVIDPGHGGKDPGTIGRHGTTEKDVTLKVGLMLKDLIGSLPNTRVLMTRDRDTFIELEDRAKFANEKNADLFLSIHVNSHPHKGIRGLEIYHFGEAKDQRALEVAARENGTPLNNTGVGWQYIVADLLTTKKIEHSQELAWTAKQAMVSNLNSRYSTIDHGVKTAPFYVLRFTTMPSILAEIAFMSNPTEEDQMRSQPFLTHIAEAIFDGVKTYLHTNPLR; from the coding sequence GTGAGTCGTGCCCCCCGTCCGTTCCGTTCCATCCTTCTCCTCCTGTTGAGCGTCCTGCTCTGTAGTGTCTTCGTCGACGCACGGGCGGAACATCCTGTTGCTCCGTCTTGGTCGCCGACGCCGGTGGCAGAGACGATCGCCCCGAGGTTCCTGGCGGTGAAACAAGAGTCTGCTGCCGGTGCGCGATACCCGACGATGGTGCGAGACCTCCGCAGTTGGTCCACCGCCGACGGTACCAGACTCGTGCTCGATCTCAACCGCAAGGCGTCGTTCTCGGAGCACCATCTGCACAACCCCGACCGCGTGGTCATCGAAGTGCAGAATGCCGTTCTCGGGAAGGATTCCCGCCGACGCGTCTCGGGTGGAACAGTGCCTCACCCCTATCAGATCACCCAGAGCAAGCCACGGACGGTCACGATCACCTTACCGCGCAGCCAGATGACGCAGTATAAGGCCTTCGCCTTGGCCAATCCGGACCGGCTGGTCATCGACGTGTCGCGCATGGCCAAGGAGGGCGCTCGCCAAGTCGGTGAGGTCTCCACCACCGTTCCGCCGGCTCCTGCACCTGCCGCCGCATTGCCGACGCCGCCGGTCATCCCCAGTCCCACCGTCACGGAGCCCGCGCGCCCGGCGAGTCCCAAACCCGCCCCTCCCATCCGCACGATCGTCATCGATCCGGGACATGGCGGCAAGGACCCCGGCACGATCGGACGCCACGGCACCACGGAAAAGGACGTGACCCTCAAGGTCGGGCTGATGTTGAAGGATCTGATCGGCTCGCTTCCGAATACGCGCGTACTCATGACGCGTGATCGAGACACCTTCATCGAATTGGAAGATCGCGCCAAGTTCGCCAACGAGAAAAACGCGGACTTGTTTCTCTCGATTCACGTCAATTCTCACCCCCACAAGGGCATCCGGGGCCTGGAGATCTACCACTTCGGAGAAGCCAAGGACCAGCGAGCGCTCGAAGTGGCGGCACGCGAAAATGGAACCCCGCTCAACAATACCGGCGTCGGCTGGCAATATATCGTCGCCGACCTCCTGACCACCAAGAAAATCGAGCACTCTCAAGAGCTGGCCTGGACCGCCAAACAGGCCATGGTCTCGAACCTCAACAGCCGCTACAGCACCATCGACCATGGCGTAAAGACGGCACCCTTCTATGTGCTGCGCTTCACTACGATGCCCAGCATTCTGGCCGAAATCGCCTTCATGTCGAATCCCACCGAAGAAGACCAGATGCGCTCCCAGCCGTTCCTGACGCATATCGCGGAAGCCATTTTCGACGGTGTGAAGACCTACCTCCACACCAATCCTCTCAGGTGA
- a CDS encoding TRAM domain-containing protein, protein MVVRAIFVLLSALAGMALFLRAQDQSRELLWVGFGVGAAAGGLILAGEYALRRLSFGIIVGGAAGLAGGLVLTGLVEWVGSAVFDVETFLFHIGGLVFLLGLPYLGLVMGARFGNEQFPGLAQAATGPGAGQAVVKVLDTSVIIDGRVADLCETGFLEGPFLVPHFILNELQHIADSSDSLKRARGRRGLDILNKIQKMNDVDVRIVEEDFPHVKEVDAKLVVLAKKVGGRIITNDLNLNKVAELQGVRVLNINELCNALRPVVLPGETIRVFVLKEGKEAGQGVAYLDDGTMIVVDNARRCIGRNVDVTVTSVLQTTAGRMIFTRLKEETEREEYQVARA, encoded by the coding sequence ATGGTAGTACGGGCCATATTTGTTCTTCTCAGCGCTCTTGCCGGTATGGCCTTGTTTCTACGGGCCCAAGACCAAAGTCGCGAGTTGTTGTGGGTGGGGTTTGGGGTCGGCGCCGCGGCAGGGGGACTCATCCTGGCCGGGGAATATGCGCTTCGAAGACTTTCATTCGGTATCATCGTCGGAGGCGCAGCGGGTCTCGCCGGCGGCCTCGTGTTGACGGGTCTCGTGGAATGGGTAGGGAGTGCGGTGTTCGATGTGGAGACGTTCCTATTTCACATCGGGGGCCTCGTGTTTCTCCTCGGCCTCCCGTATCTCGGCTTGGTGATGGGCGCCCGTTTCGGTAACGAACAGTTCCCGGGACTGGCGCAAGCGGCAACCGGACCTGGCGCGGGACAGGCTGTCGTCAAGGTGTTGGATACCAGCGTGATCATCGACGGACGCGTAGCGGATCTCTGTGAGACGGGATTTCTGGAAGGACCGTTTCTTGTGCCCCATTTCATTTTGAACGAGCTGCAGCACATCGCCGACTCGTCCGATTCGCTCAAGCGGGCTCGCGGGCGCAGAGGGTTGGATATCCTAAACAAGATTCAAAAGATGAACGACGTGGATGTCCGAATCGTCGAAGAGGATTTTCCCCACGTCAAGGAAGTGGATGCCAAACTGGTGGTGCTGGCCAAGAAAGTCGGTGGGCGTATCATCACCAACGATCTGAATCTCAACAAGGTGGCCGAACTCCAGGGTGTGCGGGTCCTGAATATCAATGAACTCTGCAATGCCTTGAGACCGGTCGTGTTGCCGGGTGAAACCATCCGCGTCTTCGTGTTGAAGGAAGGCAAGGAAGCGGGCCAGGGCGTGGCCTATTTGGACGATGGGACCATGATCGTCGTGGACAACGCCCGTCGGTGCATCGGCAGAAACGTGGACGTCACGGTCACCAGTGTGCTTCAAACGACGGCGGGTCGCATGATCTTCACCCGGTTGAAGGAAGAGACTGAGCGGGAGGAGTATCAGGTCGCTCGTGCGTAA
- a CDS encoding phosphate starvation-inducible protein PsiF translates to MNHLAILLASAVASLWLITPPAGYAGALQNKMKACNAEADAQGLYGEGKRDERRAFMKACLSAKPAKAAAAPQEKMKVCNKEAKAKQLAGDERKKFMNMCLAG, encoded by the coding sequence ATGAATCACCTCGCGATTCTGTTGGCCTCGGCCGTCGCCAGCCTCTGGCTGATCACTCCGCCTGCCGGGTACGCCGGCGCCCTACAGAACAAAATGAAAGCCTGCAATGCCGAAGCGGATGCCCAGGGGTTATATGGAGAGGGCAAGCGAGACGAACGGAGGGCGTTTATGAAAGCCTGCCTCTCCGCCAAACCCGCCAAGGCGGCCGCTGCGCCGCAAGAAAAAATGAAGGTCTGTAACAAGGAGGCCAAGGCGAAACAGCTGGCTGGGGATGAACGGAAGAAATTTATGAACATGTGCCTCGCCGGCTAG
- the ispD gene encoding 2-C-methyl-D-erythritol 4-phosphate cytidylyltransferase, which produces MPTREQQSFPRVVALVPAAGRGLRMGGRIPKQFLQLGGVPILVHSLRVLQASPTIHEIILAVPQAERQYCLDHVLAGGEFGKVTKVVAGGAQRQDSVRHALSEVGSDCEIVLVHDAVRPFLTEDMVRGVVAAAVEHGAAIIALPMRDTVKSVGSNGVIERTVDRGPLWLAQTPQAFRREWLAEAHRKGHLSGSQATDDAHLVELIGKPVVVVEGSGENIKVTRPEDLVIGEAILGARAVRRDG; this is translated from the coding sequence GTGCCGACTCGTGAACAGCAAAGTTTCCCGCGAGTGGTGGCGCTGGTCCCGGCGGCAGGCCGCGGGCTCCGTATGGGCGGCCGGATTCCCAAGCAATTTCTGCAGTTGGGGGGGGTGCCGATTCTCGTCCATTCCCTCCGTGTCCTTCAAGCGTCGCCTACCATTCACGAAATCATCCTCGCGGTTCCTCAGGCGGAACGGCAATATTGTCTCGATCATGTGCTGGCCGGCGGGGAGTTCGGCAAGGTGACGAAGGTCGTGGCGGGTGGGGCGCAGCGGCAGGATTCGGTCCGTCATGCCTTGTCGGAAGTCGGAAGCGACTGCGAGATCGTGCTGGTGCATGACGCCGTACGCCCCTTTCTGACCGAAGATATGGTCCGCGGGGTGGTGGCCGCGGCGGTGGAGCATGGCGCAGCGATCATCGCGCTGCCGATGCGGGATACGGTCAAATCGGTCGGGTCGAACGGCGTCATCGAGCGGACCGTGGATCGAGGGCCCCTGTGGCTCGCGCAGACCCCGCAGGCTTTTCGACGCGAGTGGTTGGCGGAAGCGCACCGCAAGGGCCACCTGAGCGGGAGCCAGGCGACGGATGATGCGCACTTGGTGGAGTTGATCGGAAAGCCGGTCGTGGTCGTCGAAGGCAGTGGAGAAAACATCAAGGTGACGAGGCCGGAAGATCTCGTGATCGGAGAAGCGATTCTCGGCGCACGAGCGGTGAGGAGAGACGGATGA
- a CDS encoding GTP-binding protein, whose product MATDLMAPVPVTVLTGFLGAGKTTLLNRILTTEHGKRVAVIVNEFGEVGIDNQLVIGADEEIFEMNNGCIYCTVRGDLIRIIGNLLKRKDRFDYMVIETTGLADPAPVAQTFFVDDEMKRRLSLDGIITVVDSKHIWEHLDKSPEAKEQIAFADVILLNKIDLVPSAEVDRLEARIKAINVMAKIHRTRDAQVEINRLLNIGAFDLSRKLEIDPNFLGEEAHEHDPSVFSVALVEEGMIDERKVNDWFREVLSTMGTKLYRMKGILNVEGRDQRFVFQGVHMLFDGKADRAWKKGEARSNQLVFIGKDLDRAALTKGFRSCLV is encoded by the coding sequence ATGGCTACCGACCTGATGGCGCCCGTTCCTGTGACGGTTCTGACGGGATTTCTTGGGGCAGGAAAGACGACCTTGCTGAATCGAATCTTGACGACCGAGCACGGCAAGCGTGTGGCGGTCATCGTGAATGAGTTCGGCGAAGTGGGGATCGACAATCAACTTGTCATCGGCGCCGACGAAGAAATCTTTGAGATGAACAACGGCTGCATCTACTGCACGGTACGGGGCGATTTGATCCGCATCATCGGCAATCTCCTCAAGCGAAAAGACCGGTTCGACTACATGGTCATCGAGACGACAGGGTTGGCCGATCCTGCGCCGGTGGCCCAGACCTTCTTTGTGGACGATGAGATGAAACGGCGGTTGTCGCTCGACGGGATCATCACCGTCGTCGACTCGAAACATATTTGGGAACACCTCGACAAGAGTCCAGAAGCCAAAGAGCAGATCGCCTTTGCCGATGTGATTCTGCTCAACAAGATCGATCTGGTGCCGTCGGCCGAGGTCGACCGGCTCGAGGCTCGAATCAAGGCGATCAACGTCATGGCAAAGATTCATCGGACGAGGGATGCGCAGGTGGAGATCAACCGGTTGTTGAACATCGGCGCGTTCGATCTGAGCCGGAAGCTGGAGATCGATCCGAATTTTCTGGGCGAAGAAGCTCATGAACATGATCCGAGCGTCTTCTCTGTGGCGCTGGTCGAAGAGGGAATGATCGATGAGAGGAAGGTCAACGACTGGTTCCGCGAGGTGCTCTCCACGATGGGAACGAAGCTCTACCGGATGAAGGGCATTCTGAACGTCGAAGGACGCGACCAGCGGTTCGTGTTTCAGGGGGTCCACATGTTGTTCGACGGCAAGGCGGACCGAGCCTGGAAGAAGGGGGAAGCCCGCAGCAACCAACTGGTGTTTATCGGGAAAGACCTCGACCGCGCGGCGTTGACGAAAGGATTTCGGTCATGCCTCGTCTAG